The Vibrio toranzoniae sequence TATTGCTTCTAATGAACCGTATTCTGCCAACGTCATCTTATGGGTGATATAGGGAATCATTACGAGTGATATCCCTTTCATCATTAATATGCCGATGGCGTAATAAGCAGACTGCTTTAACGAACCCATAGTCGTTACCTATCCCTTACCAAGCTGGCATTAGGAAACTCTTACAGTCTCCAATTAGGTGTCGCAATGTGCGTTTGTGAGGTGACATGACCAAAGAACGGAAACTGTAGGCAACGGCCTGTCTGTTCTGTTGTAAACCTCGATAATAGTCAGCGTAGCCTTCTAATATTCTCGCTTTTGCGATTTTGAAGCTTGAAGTGGGTAGATTCCAACGCTCACTATCATTTTGGTAACGTTGAAGAATAGATTCTATAGACTGCAGGTTTCTCAGCTTAAGACTTTCAGTTTGAGTGACGGAACTCGCTCTCATCAAGTAGCCAACCTGCACTGAGTTAAACACACCAACCTGATGATTTTCACTCATTCGGAGCCACAGTTCCCAGTCTTCACCATATTTGATGTCTGCATTAAAACTGTCGGTTTGAGAAAACACCTCAGCCTTGACCATAACGGTCGAGGTCCCAATCACGTTGTTTTCGATGATGAACTCGAGAGGGTTTTCGATATTGATGAACAACTCGTCTTGATCTTGAAATTGTGACCAATAACTAAAACAGTCAACAATCACTTGGTAATCTTCAGTCAGGTGTTCGTAGTTAGTAAAACTCATCGCTAGATCGGGGAAGCGTTGATGAAATTCGAGTTGGCGCTCAATTTTCTCTGGAAACCAGAAGTCGTCCGCATCTAAAAATGCGATGTATTCTCCGGTCGCTTTTTCTATACCAAGATTTCTCGCTTGAGGTGCTCCAACGCCCAAAGTAGGTATAGTAATAATGCGTTCATCATCTATCGACGCGAGATACGTTGACGTTCCATCATTGCTATTATCATCGATAATGATCAACTCAACGTCGTGATATGTCTGTTTAAGCACACTGCCAATCGCTTTCGGAAGATAGCTTAAACAATTATAGGTCGGGATAATGACACTCACTTTAACCATGATGACGCTCTCATATTTACACGTTATACCACTAACGTTGCATGTTCTGTGCCGTACAGATCCAGTGAATAAATCACAATAATATCAGCCATCTAAGTACCGATTCGCAAAATGACGAAGAAGACAAATAGTAAATAAACTTACAATGTCAAATTGATTACCATTTTGAAAAGATGACGAGTATCCAGGTGATAGACCTCAGAAACAGAAATGGGATGAAGGCAAGCACAAGCGTTATCTCACAGAATAGAGAACCCAGCTTATTAGATTGGTGAATAGCCTTAATAAATAGATAGGAACAAAAAACCAAGCGTTACATTGAAGAAAACCGTAGCGCTTGGTTAGTTATGTTTTAATTATCGCCCCTTCTTAACCAGCTCGCAGAGCTAAGATTTCAGTAAGATCGTCAGTGTCTGAATATCGACTCAAGTTTTGCTCTTTAGAAGAAATCGCCACAATAGACATGCGGTCGGCCAGTTCGTTGCCTTCGATACCTACGTGACCATTAACATGGTGGATGGTAATTTGAGATGCGAGTTCTTGGTAAAGTGCATAAGCAGGCTTAATGATATCAAGGTTTTTGATCTCACCACCCGACTTGGTCCAACCCTTTTTCTCCCAACCTGATGCCCACTTAGTAATGCAGTCTATCGAGTATTTCGAGTCACAATAAATCGCAACTGACAAACCCGCTTGCCGCTTTTCTTTTGCAAGGATGAGTGCTTGCTTCAAACCTTGCAGTTCCGCGGTATTATTAGTACCCATTGGTTGATACAAGCCATACCACAACTCGGTTAGCTCATTCTTCAAGTAGACCGCTAAGCCTGTCCCCGCTTCACCAGGGTTTGGCTCACAAGCCCCATCGGTAAAGATCTTGATGTCAAAAGGCATTTCAGCGATTTGCTGCTCAGAAAGAGGCGGGACTTTCGCTTTTTTAGGCTTACCCGCAGCACTTGGCTTGGTCGATGTAGAAGCAGAACTAGATGCAGAAGATGCTTTACCACCGAAAGCAGACTCTGCTTCGCCTAGTGTTGGAAACGATTTATATCTCGCGCCTGCAAAGCCATCGACCTGAGCTTTACACTCGTTCCAAGTGGTAAAAATACCCGGTGTGCGACCTTTCCAAACCACATAATATTTCTTAGCCAAATTAACTCCTTACCAAACCTAAATACACGATACCCACACCTAAAATAATTCAGCTGT is a genomic window containing:
- a CDS encoding glycosyltransferase family 2 protein; amino-acid sequence: MVKVSVIIPTYNCLSYLPKAIGSVLKQTYHDVELIIIDDNSNDGTSTYLASIDDERIITIPTLGVGAPQARNLGIEKATGEYIAFLDADDFWFPEKIERQLEFHQRFPDLAMSFTNYEHLTEDYQVIVDCFSYWSQFQDQDELFINIENPLEFIIENNVIGTSTVMVKAEVFSQTDSFNADIKYGEDWELWLRMSENHQVGVFNSVQVGYLMRASSVTQTESLKLRNLQSIESILQRYQNDSERWNLPTSSFKIAKARILEGYADYYRGLQQNRQAVAYSFRSLVMSPHKRTLRHLIGDCKSFLMPAW
- a CDS encoding viroplasmin family protein; the encoded protein is MAKKYYVVWKGRTPGIFTTWNECKAQVDGFAGARYKSFPTLGEAESAFGGKASSASSSASTSTKPSAAGKPKKAKVPPLSEQQIAEMPFDIKIFTDGACEPNPGEAGTGLAVYLKNELTELWYGLYQPMGTNNTAELQGLKQALILAKEKRQAGLSVAIYCDSKYSIDCITKWASGWEKKGWTKSGGEIKNLDIIKPAYALYQELASQITIHHVNGHVGIEGNELADRMSIVAISSKEQNLSRYSDTDDLTEILALRAG